In Amphiura filiformis unplaced genomic scaffold, Afil_fr2py scaffold_22, whole genome shotgun sequence, one genomic interval encodes:
- the LOC140143460 gene encoding uncharacterized protein, whose amino-acid sequence MGQIKSRRSGLTKSLTKDDPACIINILIDDVLLKIFSFLIISEKLTASRTCKRWHCLIKEPHLWQTVDLWNDCNWYPPPHPTKDKQTDKSVNTTLRFLQSYTDSSLRVVYLRASNWALMRYLTTKCPNLQTLSFLSPDQHPLYYCNKDIIKYFSKTNFALPSKLKKLQLSFVARYSGYVNCVHDEFSEFQIFSIIQFRDIVIPGILQCQNLRHLTLYKCYHISQEDVEMLTSGLPKLQEICLLHFTTSFSVRRGYGQAAVLEEILQKIINNLRDLTSRHYITAKYVADEHAEEYSMDDILQELSHRQMLKHLHVTEAFFNPESFATMTQALGNMTELGLCACNCVTDDIMKIIARDLSNLKVLLLNDSIPYTDIGLKALKYHSTLQSLTIFQEPIYHSYTHIAPILSTEAIFETLLSLPKLKQAKLLYSRRQDQDKIIFHRYLDEFRTINPHVRICSKYEFQMLPNPSMVTIDVNLRKRIFFR is encoded by the exons ATGGGCCAAATCAAGAGTCGGAGAAGTGGATTGACGAAATCACTGACAAAAGATGACCCAGCGTGTATTATCAACATACTCATAGATGATGTACTACTTAAGATATTTTCTTTCTTGATTATATCTGAGAAGCTTACAGCATCGAG AACATGTAAAAGATGGCACTGTCTCATCAAAGAACCACATTTGTGGCAAACTGTAGATCTTTGGAATGATTGCAACTGGTATCCACCACCACACCCGACAAAAGATAAGCAAACTGATAAGTCTGTAAATACGACCCTGCGATTCCTTCAATCCTACACTGACTCGTCGCTGAGAGTGGTGTACCTCAGGGCGTCAAACTGGGCCCTTATGCGATACCTAACCACCAAGTGTCCAAATCTTCAAACTCTTTCATTTCTTTCACCAGATCAACATCCACTGTATTATTGCAACAAGGACATAATTAAGTATTTTTCGAAGACTAATTTTGCTttaccttcaaaacttaagaaaCTTCAGTTATCATTCGTTGCTAGGTATAGCGGCTATGTTAATTGTGTACATGATGAATTTTCAGAATTTCAGATATTCTCAATTATACAATTCAGAGACATTGTCATACCAGGAATTCTACAATGCCAAAATCTACGCCACCTAACACTTTATAAATGTTACCATATATCACAGGAAGACGTGGAAATGTTGACGTCTGGATTACCAAAGCTTCAAGAAATCTGCCTGCTTCACTTCACTACTTCATTTAGTGTCAGACGCGGCTATGGCCAGGCTGCAGTTCTGGAGGAGATCCTCCAAAAAATTATTAATAACCTTAGAGATCTTACAAGCCGTCATTATATAACGGCTAAATATGTTGCTGATGAACATGCAGAGGAATACAGTATGGACGATATCTTACAAGAATTAAGTCATCGACAAatgcttaaacatcttcatgTAACAGAGGCTTTCTTTAACCCGGAATCTTTCGCTACTATGACCCAAGCTCTAGGTAATATGACAGAACTGGGGCTTTGCGCTTGCAACTGCGTAACTGACGACATTATGAAAATAATAGCACGTGATCTATCAAATCTAAAGGTTTTATTATTAAACGATTCCATACCATACACAGATATAGGGTTAAAAGCCTTGAAATATCATTCGACGTTACAATCATTGACTATTTTCCAGGAACCGATATACCATAGTTATACTCATATAGCACCGATACTGTCTACAGAAGCCATCTTTGAGACACTTTTGTCGTTACCAAAGCTCAAGCAAGCAAAACTTCTGTATTCAAGACGTCAAGATCAAGATAAAATTATCTTCCATCGATATCTGGATGAATTTCGCACAATCAATCCACATGTTAGGATCTGTTCAAAGTACGAATTTCAAATGTTACCTAACCCGTCTATGGTCACGATTGACGTTAATTTGAGAAAAAGGATATTCTTTCGTTAA